A region from the Mucilaginibacter sp. CSA2-8R genome encodes:
- a CDS encoding DUF5686 family protein: MNISKLNKYFLLIFCMAISTLAFAQNTVVKGTVREARTKTVLPYVTIGVVGSTQGVRTDDDGKYSITINGTYTQIRVTYLGYITVVKNIIAGREQTVDINLTSDTRQLQTVVVKAGKKKKYSNKNNPAVELIRQVIAHKNQNRTDSYNYTQYQQYEKMFFSLSNLSEKFKNRKIFKNYQFMFQEQDSSAIGGKNLLPMYMEEKLSDNYYRKSPNTHKQIITADKQVKYDENFVDNQGLSTYFNRMYQDIDIYDNNISMLSNQILSPIADGAPTFYKFFITDTIKDQNPKLVELSFTPRNTTDLLFEGRIYITLDGNYAVENAVLTVNKNINLNFVRQMQAALGFEKSSDGRYHLSNSDLKIDFGINKNKGGGIFGERTVTLKNFVINHPQPSTAYEGPSVVTLPKADEKNDAFWQSNRLDTLTTAQRDVYKNIDSLQTIPSFKRTMDLLTLFIAGYKNFGPFEMGPVNTFYSFNPVEGFRLRLGGRTTTALSQRYYFETYGAYGFKDEKWKYFLSGTYSFNNKSIYRFPQHYIRASFQHDTKIPGQELQFVQESSFLLSFKRGLNDKWLYNDIFRLDYMHEFQNHFSYALGLKKWDQSAAGSLYFINTVNGQPNNINAIRTTELSAEFRYAPQEKFYQGKLYRTPIPDKYPVFTLRYSQGVKGLLGGDYNYQNITANITKRFYLSQLGYTDFSAEGGNLFGKVPFALSYIHRANQSYAFQFQSYNLMNFLEFVSDHYASFNIDHNFNGFFFNKIPLLKELKWREVVDFKGLWGGLRNENNPSLHPDLPAFPVDGAGIPLTYTLNGKPYLEGSVGISNIFKILRVDLVKRFTYLDNPDVSKLGVRFFVKFDF; this comes from the coding sequence ATGAACATTAGTAAATTAAACAAATATTTTCTGCTGATTTTTTGCATGGCCATTTCAACCCTGGCTTTTGCACAAAACACGGTAGTAAAAGGCACTGTGCGCGAAGCCAGGACCAAAACTGTACTGCCTTATGTAACCATAGGTGTTGTGGGCAGCACACAGGGTGTACGTACCGACGATGATGGTAAATACAGCATTACCATTAACGGTACATATACCCAAATCAGGGTAACCTACCTGGGCTATATTACAGTTGTTAAAAATATTATTGCAGGCCGCGAGCAAACAGTAGACATTAACTTAACCAGCGATACCCGGCAGCTACAGACTGTTGTGGTAAAGGCAGGTAAAAAGAAGAAATACAGCAATAAAAATAACCCGGCCGTTGAGCTGATACGCCAGGTGATTGCGCACAAAAATCAAAACCGAACCGATAGTTACAATTACACGCAGTATCAACAATACGAAAAGATGTTCTTTTCGCTCAGCAACCTTTCGGAGAAATTCAAGAACCGCAAAATTTTTAAGAATTACCAGTTTATGTTTCAAGAGCAGGACTCATCAGCCATTGGTGGTAAAAACCTGTTGCCTATGTACATGGAGGAAAAACTGTCGGACAACTATTATCGCAAAAGCCCTAATACACACAAACAAATTATTACGGCTGATAAGCAGGTAAAGTACGATGAAAACTTTGTAGACAACCAGGGGCTGAGCACTTACTTTAACCGCATGTACCAGGATATTGATATTTATGATAACAATATTTCGATGCTAAGCAACCAAATCCTTAGTCCGATTGCTGATGGCGCCCCTACTTTTTACAAGTTTTTTATTACTGATACTATCAAAGATCAAAACCCTAAACTGGTAGAACTGAGCTTTACCCCCCGTAACACAACCGATTTATTGTTTGAGGGACGTATTTACATTACCCTGGACGGCAATTATGCAGTTGAAAATGCAGTGCTCACTGTAAACAAAAACATCAACTTAAACTTTGTACGCCAGATGCAGGCAGCCCTGGGCTTTGAAAAAAGCAGCGATGGGCGTTACCATCTAAGCAACAGCGACCTTAAAATTGATTTCGGCATCAATAAAAACAAAGGCGGCGGTATTTTTGGCGAGCGTACGGTAACCCTTAAAAACTTTGTCATCAACCATCCGCAACCCAGCACTGCCTATGAGGGCCCCTCGGTGGTCACTCTGCCAAAAGCTGATGAAAAAAATGATGCATTCTGGCAATCTAACCGATTAGATACCCTTACCACGGCACAGCGCGATGTTTATAAAAACATAGACAGCCTGCAAACCATCCCCTCGTTTAAACGCACGATGGATTTACTTACGCTGTTTATTGCAGGTTATAAAAATTTTGGCCCTTTTGAGATGGGGCCGGTAAACACTTTTTACAGCTTTAACCCGGTAGAAGGTTTCCGCCTACGGTTAGGCGGCCGTACTACAACAGCACTCAGTCAGCGTTATTATTTTGAAACTTACGGTGCCTATGGCTTTAAGGACGAAAAATGGAAGTATTTTTTGAGTGGTACTTACTCCTTTAACAATAAATCTATTTATCGCTTTCCGCAGCATTACATCCGCGCCAGCTTTCAGCACGACACTAAAATTCCGGGTCAGGAATTACAGTTTGTGCAGGAGAGCAGTTTCCTGCTATCATTTAAACGCGGCCTGAACGACAAATGGTTGTACAATGATATCTTTAGGCTCGATTACATGCACGAGTTCCAAAATCATTTTTCGTACGCACTGGGACTAAAAAAATGGGATCAAAGTGCCGCCGGTTCATTGTATTTTATCAATACGGTTAACGGTCAGCCTAATAACATCAACGCAATTCGCACCACCGAGCTATCAGCAGAGTTTCGCTATGCCCCTCAGGAAAAGTTTTACCAGGGTAAATTGTACCGTACCCCTATCCCCGACAAATACCCGGTTTTTACTTTGCGCTATAGCCAGGGCGTCAAAGGCCTGTTAGGCGGCGATTACAATTACCAAAACATCACTGCCAATATTACCAAGCGCTTTTACTTGTCGCAGTTAGGCTATACCGATTTTTCGGCCGAAGGGGGTAATTTGTTTGGTAAAGTGCCATTCGCATTATCTTACATACACAGGGCCAACCAAAGCTACGCGTTTCAGTTTCAATCATACAACTTAATGAACTTCTTAGAGTTTGTGAGCGACCATTACGCCAGTTTTAATATTGACCACAACTTTAACGGTTTCTTTTTTAACAAGATACCATTACTTAAAGAATTAAAATGGCGTGAGGTGGTTGATTTTAAAGGCCTTTGGGGCGGTTTACGAAACGAAAATAATCCGTCGCTTCACCCTGATTTGCCAGCTTTCCCGGTTGACGGTGCCGGTATACCGCTTACTTATACCCTTAACGGCAAACCTTATTTAGAAGGAAGCGTAGGTATATCCAACATTTTTAAAATACTGAGGGTAGATTTAGTGAAACGTTTCACTTACCTGGATAATCCGGATGTATCTAAATTAGGGGTAAGGTTTTTTGTAAAATTCGATTTTTAA